A window from Desulfovibrio subterraneus encodes these proteins:
- a CDS encoding Hpt domain-containing protein, whose amino-acid sequence MPELESRPVSLSLPVVLADPLETNRALLTLWIQAAAEELGIRCDIQAFAGLPASYENAAYGGTAVIGEAGVTGGIGRPGGPCGWGGVIMLSPLLAASWNPGAGMPDHVLWVHGEIPPEIAAGIAGDVSNRLSGARSIPWPVKQGGMRRILAEAAILYGAAGTAGPDAPFGQPVPLLLQPLVPRLVESVCELWVQCGQYLDTADHAEAIRAAHSLKGAALSFGQRLLAECAGCLMDALEKGNAQETERCRSLMDRVVQMSAEIGGEG is encoded by the coding sequence ATGCCCGAACTGGAATCCCGGCCTGTATCTCTTTCTCTGCCCGTTGTGCTGGCTGACCCGCTGGAGACCAACCGTGCCTTGCTGACCCTGTGGATTCAGGCTGCGGCTGAGGAACTCGGCATACGTTGTGATATTCAGGCGTTTGCCGGTCTTCCCGCCAGTTATGAAAACGCTGCGTACGGCGGGACTGCTGTAATCGGTGAAGCCGGCGTGACCGGAGGAATCGGCAGACCCGGCGGACCCTGTGGATGGGGTGGAGTGATTATGCTCTCCCCCTTGCTTGCCGCCTCATGGAATCCGGGTGCGGGTATGCCGGACCATGTGCTCTGGGTGCACGGCGAGATTCCTCCCGAAATTGCGGCTGGCATAGCCGGTGATGTATCGAACAGGCTTTCTGGTGCACGCAGTATACCATGGCCCGTGAAGCAGGGCGGTATGAGAAGAATTCTGGCGGAAGCGGCCATTCTGTACGGTGCGGCCGGAACTGCAGGCCCCGATGCGCCCTTCGGCCAGCCGGTGCCTTTGCTGTTGCAGCCACTGGTTCCGCGTCTTGTGGAATCGGTCTGCGAACTGTGGGTGCAGTGCGGGCAGTATCTTGATACTGCCGATCATGCAGAGGCCATACGGGCGGCGCATTCGCTCAAGGGCGCAGCGCTGTCGTTCGGGCAGCGGTTGCTTGCTGAATGTGCGGGATGCCTGATGGATGCGCTGGAAAAGGGCAACGCGCAGGAAACGGAGCGCTGCCGGTCGCTGATGGACAGAGTGGTGCAGATGTCTGCAGAGATAGGGGGAGAAGGCTAG
- a CDS encoding response regulator, producing MPLSDSPLRALNILVADSSLLNRRILAAMLERRGHSVQLVADSRELLSELLHNVYDVLVMDVTMPHMDGVEVTEAIRSSVTDRVDASIPVIALADAKGEDDRERFIKAGIDGLLIKPVRITTLLQTVRDVMEHKGRQVAPRSESEIARQKDGRMRELDFIFSEFGLDRDDVFSLYALVKESLPREFSALKVAAEEGWLGEVADVAHSLAGSALDIISEGPALVAREMEHAARNGDLQEVRLLYAEMEPQVFRVYAELERLVG from the coding sequence GCTTTCTGACAGCCCCCTTCGGGCCTTGAATATTCTCGTTGCCGACAGCAGTCTGCTTAATCGCAGGATACTGGCGGCCATGCTTGAACGGCGCGGGCATTCCGTGCAACTGGTTGCTGACAGCCGTGAACTGCTGTCCGAGCTTCTGCACAATGTGTACGATGTTCTGGTCATGGATGTGACCATGCCGCATATGGACGGCGTGGAGGTGACAGAGGCCATCCGTTCTTCGGTGACGGACAGGGTTGATGCCTCTATTCCGGTCATTGCGCTTGCGGATGCCAAGGGAGAAGACGACAGGGAACGCTTCATCAAGGCCGGAATAGACGGCCTGCTGATCAAGCCGGTGCGCATTACGACTCTTTTGCAGACAGTGCGCGATGTCATGGAGCACAAGGGGCGTCAGGTTGCACCGCGTTCCGAGTCCGAGATTGCCCGGCAGAAGGATGGCCGCATGCGCGAACTTGACTTCATCTTTTCCGAGTTCGGCCTGGACCGTGACGATGTGTTCAGCCTGTATGCTCTGGTGAAGGAATCACTGCCCCGGGAATTTTCAGCGCTCAAGGTGGCGGCGGAAGAAGGTTGGCTTGGTGAGGTGGCGGATGTGGCCCACTCGCTGGCCGGTTCCGCGCTTGATATTATTTCGGAAGGCCCCGCGCTGGTGGCCCGTGAAATGGAACACGCCGCCCGCAATGGCGACCTGCAGGAGGTGCGTCTCCTGTATGCGGAAATGGAACCGCAGGTATTCAGAGTGTACGCCGAGCTGGAACGACTTGTCGGATAA
- a CDS encoding Fur family transcriptional regulator produces MKEALQVFTEYIAKNGLKVTPQRLRIVEVFLREAGHLTTEELYERVKVVDGSVGQATVYRTMKLLCDSGIAKEVHFGDGVARYEQKYGSEHHDHLICEACGRNLEVIDEEIERLQEELAERHGFTLTSHRMYLYGVCEDCRTSKK; encoded by the coding sequence ATGAAGGAAGCGTTACAGGTTTTTACTGAGTATATAGCCAAGAACGGACTGAAGGTGACCCCTCAGCGTTTACGCATTGTAGAGGTCTTTCTTCGGGAAGCCGGACACCTGACCACGGAAGAATTGTACGAACGGGTCAAGGTTGTCGACGGTTCCGTAGGGCAGGCCACCGTATATCGGACCATGAAGCTGCTCTGCGATTCCGGCATAGCGAAGGAAGTGCACTTCGGCGACGGTGTGGCCCGGTATGAGCAGAAGTATGGGAGTGAGCACCACGACCATCTTATCTGCGAAGCCTGCGGCAGGAATCTTGAAGTCATAGACGAAGAGATCGAAAGACTGCAGGAGGAGCTTGCCGAACGGCACGGGTTTACACTCACAAGTCATCGAATGTACCTATATGGTGTATGCGAGGATTGCAGAACATCCAAAAAATAA
- a CDS encoding insulinase family protein: protein MTKMYGFELVDEQPVAELSSVARLWRHTVTGAQLLSMVNSDENKVFGVSFRTPPQDSTGVAHILEHSVLCGSEKYPVKEPFVELLKGSLQTFLNAFTYPDKTCYPVASTNLQDFYNLVDVYLDACFFPRITEAIFQQEGWHYEVDGEDRQLSYKGVVFNEMKGVYSSPDSVLGEQSQQSLFPDITYGLDSGGNPSVIPDLTYEQFHTFHETYYHPSNGRFYFWGDDPEEERLAILGKLLDRFGPLKVDSAVPLQPAFDAPRSIVTGYAAGPAQDDEDRRGMFTVNWLLPETVEVELNFAFQMLEHILIGMPASPLRKALIESGLGEDLSGVGLESELRQMYFSTGLKGIDPEDAPKVEALIFDTLRELSEKGIDKACVEAAVNSVEFSLRENNTGRFPVGLAVMVRSLSTWLYDGDPLALLAFEAPLAAFKQRLGAGERVFEELITCAFLTNNHRSTVLLVPDEALQEARRKEEEDRLAGVRGALDARALEEIEATADTLRALQEAPDDPEAVATIPRVTKADLPLVNKPIPAEFSELAGVRVMTHDLPTGGIVYADLTFDVQGMDEAMLPYVPLLARCFTEMGTARRDFVELGMRIAAKTGGIEGDMLITTSLQDRSPVVKLLVNAKATTENAESLFSLMSEVLLEGRLDDRERFRSILLEEKARAEEQLVPAGHSVVISRLRSHFGMAGRVSELTDGIAYLQFLRRLVSGFDAQWADILSNLEAAREMLIRRNSALLNITVDDAGWNRIAPHAKAFLAALPEREQAGAVWSFTPSSQHEVFAIPAQVNYVGKAANLYDLGYVYHGSANVIFKHLRMGWLWDKVRVQGGAYGAFAAFDRAGGTLAQVSYRDPNLLKTLDVYDASAEYLRNVHLSTDELEKAIVGAIGELDAHLLPDAKGAASMTRYLTGDTEERRQQMREEILGTTLDDFRAFGAILSEAAAQGVVCVLGGAGVKEAAAEKGWQLADLL, encoded by the coding sequence ATGACCAAGATGTACGGATTTGAGCTTGTGGATGAACAGCCGGTAGCGGAGCTTTCTTCCGTGGCAAGACTGTGGCGGCACACCGTGACTGGCGCTCAGCTCCTTTCCATGGTCAACAGTGACGAGAACAAGGTGTTCGGGGTGTCGTTCCGCACTCCGCCGCAGGATTCCACGGGCGTGGCCCATATTCTGGAGCACTCCGTGCTGTGCGGTTCCGAAAAGTATCCCGTGAAGGAACCGTTTGTCGAACTGCTCAAGGGATCGCTGCAGACCTTTCTGAACGCCTTCACCTATCCCGACAAGACCTGCTACCCCGTGGCCTCCACCAATCTTCAGGACTTCTACAATCTTGTGGACGTCTATCTGGATGCCTGCTTTTTCCCGCGCATCACCGAGGCCATTTTCCAGCAGGAAGGCTGGCACTACGAAGTGGATGGCGAAGACAGGCAGCTGAGCTACAAGGGTGTGGTGTTCAACGAGATGAAGGGCGTATACAGCTCGCCCGACAGCGTGCTCGGCGAGCAGTCGCAGCAGTCGCTGTTCCCCGACATCACCTACGGGCTTGATTCCGGCGGCAATCCTTCCGTCATACCCGACCTGACGTATGAGCAGTTCCATACCTTCCACGAAACGTACTACCATCCGTCCAACGGCCGGTTCTATTTCTGGGGCGATGATCCGGAAGAAGAACGCCTTGCCATTCTGGGCAAGCTTCTCGACCGGTTCGGTCCGCTCAAGGTGGATTCCGCCGTGCCGCTGCAGCCTGCATTTGATGCGCCGCGTTCCATTGTCACGGGCTATGCCGCCGGTCCCGCGCAGGATGACGAGGACAGGCGCGGCATGTTCACGGTGAACTGGCTGCTGCCGGAAACCGTGGAAGTGGAGTTGAACTTTGCCTTCCAGATGCTGGAGCATATCCTGATAGGCATGCCTGCCTCGCCGTTGCGCAAGGCACTGATCGAATCAGGTCTTGGTGAAGATCTTTCCGGTGTGGGTCTGGAATCGGAACTGCGCCAGATGTATTTCTCCACCGGTCTCAAGGGCATTGATCCTGAAGATGCCCCCAAGGTTGAAGCGCTTATTTTTGATACCCTGCGCGAACTGTCTGAAAAGGGCATAGATAAGGCCTGCGTGGAAGCTGCCGTGAACAGCGTTGAGTTCTCCCTGCGCGAGAATAATACCGGCCGTTTCCCTGTTGGTCTGGCCGTGATGGTACGCTCGCTCTCCACGTGGCTGTATGACGGTGATCCGCTGGCTCTGCTGGCCTTCGAAGCTCCTCTTGCTGCCTTCAAGCAGAGGCTTGGTGCCGGTGAGCGTGTGTTTGAAGAGCTGATCACCTGCGCCTTCCTCACCAACAACCACAGGAGCACGGTGCTGCTCGTGCCTGATGAGGCATTGCAGGAAGCACGCAGGAAGGAAGAGGAAGACCGCCTTGCCGGTGTGCGCGGTGCGCTTGATGCGCGTGCCCTTGAAGAGATTGAAGCCACAGCTGACACGCTGCGGGCTCTGCAGGAGGCGCCGGACGATCCCGAGGCCGTGGCAACCATTCCCCGGGTGACCAAAGCTGACCTGCCTCTCGTCAACAAGCCCATTCCCGCAGAGTTTTCCGAACTGGCGGGTGTGCGCGTCATGACGCACGATCTGCCCACGGGCGGCATTGTTTACGCCGACCTTACCTTTGACGTGCAGGGCATGGATGAAGCCATGCTGCCCTATGTGCCGCTGCTTGCGCGCTGCTTCACCGAAATGGGAACAGCCAGAAGAGACTTTGTGGAACTGGGCATGCGTATTGCGGCCAAAACCGGCGGCATTGAAGGCGACATGCTCATCACCACCTCGCTGCAGGACCGTTCGCCCGTGGTGAAGCTGCTGGTGAATGCCAAGGCGACTACGGAGAATGCCGAATCCCTGTTCTCCCTGATGAGCGAAGTGCTGCTCGAAGGGCGGCTGGATGACAGGGAGCGCTTCCGCTCCATTCTGCTGGAAGAAAAGGCCCGTGCCGAAGAGCAGCTTGTTCCGGCCGGTCACTCCGTGGTGATTTCCCGCCTGCGGTCTCACTTCGGCATGGCGGGCCGTGTGAGCGAGCTGACGGACGGCATAGCCTATCTGCAGTTCCTGCGTCGCCTTGTTTCCGGTTTTGATGCGCAGTGGGCCGACATTCTCTCGAACCTTGAGGCCGCGCGCGAAATGCTGATCCGCCGTAATTCGGCATTGCTGAATATTACCGTGGATGATGCAGGCTGGAACCGCATTGCTCCCCACGCCAAGGCGTTTCTGGCAGCACTGCCGGAGCGTGAGCAGGCCGGTGCCGTGTGGTCGTTCACGCCTTCATCTCAGCACGAAGTGTTCGCCATTCCCGCACAGGTCAACTATGTGGGCAAGGCGGCCAACCTGTATGATCTCGGCTATGTCTATCACGGCTCTGCCAATGTGATTTTCAAGCATCTGCGCATGGGCTGGCTGTGGGACAAGGTGCGCGTGCAGGGCGGGGCATACGGAGCCTTTGCGGCGTTTGACCGTGCCGGTGGCACCCTTGCCCAGGTTTCCTACCGCGACCCCAATCTGCTCAAAACGCTGGATGTGTATGATGCTTCTGCAGAATACCTGCGCAACGTGCATCTGAGTACCGATGAGCTTGAAAAGGCCATTGTCGGTGCCATAGGCGAGCTGGATGCCCACCTGCTGCCCGATGCCAAGGGAGCTGCGTCCATGACCCGCTACCTTACGGGTGATACTGAAGAGCGTCGCCAGCAGATGCGCGAAGAGATTCTCGGAACAACCCTTGACGATTTCAGGGCATTCGGGGCTATTCTTTCCGAAGCGGCCGCTCAGGGCGTGGTATGCGTTCTTGGTGGTGCAGGCGTGAAGGAAGCTGCAGCGGAAAAGGGTTGGCAGCTTGCCGATCTTCTCTAG